The following proteins are co-located in the Calliphora vicina chromosome 2, idCalVici1.1, whole genome shotgun sequence genome:
- the LOC135952198 gene encoding pregnancy zone protein-like: protein MMRSCIILLKLLLICNFLTFINCKGSYSINAPGTIQSNRKYTVSATLHNVSEPATFRIGIRSNLSWTQTELVELQPCETKMLDFYPPKLESDKLYELIAEGVKGLYFKSSTLIQVGPNKGVNIYIETDKGAYKPGDLLRFRVVILDVHGKPMNFIEPIKVQIFDASNNRVKLFKDIPLKKGVYTDAFQISKEPLLGTWSIKVFIGGKYAIEKEAKVEIEKYILPKFKVHIQTDENFVEGDRYMKINVFGKYTYNKYVQGKVNLTIEQPIYDGNLGSYTSDVVDFQAKFEIDCNEFYNLISKVLIVSASLIEEQTGIVQTTVTKIHLQTQRYKITIPFEEMEYRNEIPYRIKAKVQHWNGSIVNDRETSMFMQHGTTRYESKLDDNGMATFEYGFSENDGYTFSFKNSIGRMYNFIPYDYSFKPEEQSLHCNLKLKNKRPQVNTEIKIDVKSNQNIPYIVYTLTSHANIIKSEFVQLDSNTNSYTIQLMASKEMTPTSFLYVHYMVGGNMIYCETEIELPVVLENTLSIFAPSDVRPGEDITMTINAQPGSHVAIVAVDFSSLIYRSAYRINKNHLLYIMRSDVSYSLGGSRRNPGVISGLVTLTDGHYVRENDFMPIGVEKTGVAGLAESHPMSHDWSIADMRSYFPETWIYSDFEVTSAVTTINFKVPDSITTWVVDAFSINEKTGIGLLDSSVKITASKSFFINTYLPYSIKRGEIVSIPIVIFNYNPESLKTDVVMENSLDEFKFVDSMSNQTTNSLVEQRNIIVPANGGKSVNFLIYPQKLGNIEIRVKAKNKLATDGVLQKLTVEPDGLAIAHNHELYVSLKPEETFTNYYKTNIPADVEPDSEFLQLSISGDVLLPSLDNLDDLVNKPTGCGEQNMIRFAPNILVLEYLSATRQTSKYTKLVAKAKKFTEIGYQQQLKFRHKNGGYSVFGPGRSRKPSNWLTAYVVRFFIKALKYQPIEPQIIESSLSFLANQQLSHGEFANAGYVFHPAYQSSYGFTAFVLLSFLENKKYANQYQEIIQKALAFLSNNMDEINDIYSLAIMATTFQMAKHEHASVVLDKLKPLAKTENDLQWWEASTGDRVTNIEITSYILLALLHTPGQYLPIAKWLLEQRNSHGGFKSTQDTVVGLQALIKFFQFTAPQNDTLIKVSYRALGVQNEELENNVLGLEPDNAKIMQHQQLPPATRSIDIEISGTGSIFLQFSYNYRLSLIKRRIFNEATKELPKSFIVKTQAELAANSLTMNVTLSIVYTPLDDVKHLKTNMIVAEVNFPSGYIANEENVEEFRNSDYVDRVGDSQPDKVVLYFAYIEPNKEKTISLLADKKDDVRNLKPSTILVYEYYHSDRQVAVSYEIQHN from the exons ATGATGCGATCATGcatcattttattaaaactgttATTGATTTGTAATTTCCTTACATTTATTAATTGTAAAgg TTCTTACAGCATTAACGCACCCGGCACTATTCAATCAAACCGAAAATATACAGTTTCTGCTACACTTCATAATGTCTCGGAACCTGCTACTTTCCGTATCGGAATACGTAGCAATTTGTCTTGGACCCAAACAGAACTGGTTGAGCTCCAGCCATGCGAAACTAAAATGCTTGATTTTTATCCGCCTAAATTAGAATCAGATAAACTATACGAACTAATTGCCGAAGGTGTCAAGGGTTTGTATTTCAAGAGTAGTACACTCATTCAGGTTGGACCCAACAAGGgtgtaaatatttacatagaAACTGATAAGGGTGCGTATAAGCCTGGAGATTTACTGCGATTTCGTGTCGTTATATTGGATGTGCATGGCAAGCCGATGAACTTTATAGAGCCAATAAAGGTTCAAATATTT GATGCCTCCAATAATCGTGTCAAACTGTTCAAAGACATACCTTTAAAGAAAGGTGTTTACACAGATGCATTTCAAATATCCAAAGAACCCCTATTAGGTACCTGGTCTATAAAGGTTTTCATTGGTGGAAAATATGCCATCGAAAAAGAAGCCAAAGTTGagattgaaaaatatatattgcctAAGTTCAAGGTTCACATTCAAACCgatgaaaattttgttgaagGAGATcgttatatgaaaatcaatgtATTCGGTAAATACACCTACAATAAATATGTGCAGGGAAAAGTAAATTTGACAATAGAACAACCTATCTATGATGGAAATTTGGGTAGTTATACGtctgatgttgttgattttcaggcaaaatttgaaattgattgcaacgaattttataatttgataaGCAAAGTATTAATTGTTAGCGCTTCGCTAATAGAAGAACAAACAGGTATCGTTCAGACTACCGTAACTAAAATCCATCTACAAACACAGAGGTATAAAATAACCATACCCTTTGAGGAGATGGAATATCGAAACGAAATACCTTATCGGATAAAGGCAAAAGTACAGCATTGGAATGGCTCCATAGTTAATGATCGGGAAACAAGCATGTTTATGCAACATGGCACCACAAGGTATGAATCAAAATTAGATGACAATGGAATGGCCACATTCGAGTATGGCTTCTCGGAAAATGATGGTTACACATTTTCGTTTAAAAACTCTATAGGAcgaatgtacaattttataccCTATGACTATTCATTCAAGCCGGAAGAACAGTCTCTTCattgcaatttaaaattgaagaataaacg CCCACAAGTTAATACAGAGATTAAAATAGAcgttaaatcaaatcaaaatataCCTTATATAGTCTACACACTGACATCGCATGCCAACATTATAAAAAGTGAATTCGTTCAATTAGATTCCAATACAAACTCTTATACAATCCAGCTGATGGCGAGTAAGGAAATGACACCGACTTCATTTCTATACGTTCACTATATGGTCGGTGGTAATATGATTTATTGTGAAACAGAAATTGAGCTACCCGTAGTGCTTGAAAATACG ttGTCCATTTTCGCACCTAGTGACGTCCGACCTGGCGAAGACATTACAATGACAATTAACGCCCAACCAGGTTCACATGTTGCAATTGTTGCTGTTGATTTCAGTTCCCTCATATATCGTTCTGCctatagaataaacaaaaatcatcTTTTGTATATCATGCGAAGTGATGTAAGCTACTCTTTAGGAGGTTCTCGTAGAAATCCGGGTGTAATATCCGGTCTAGTTACATTAACTGATGGACATTATGTGAGAGAAAACGATTTTATGCCTATCGGTGTGG agAAAACCGGCGTCGCTGGACTTGCGGAAAGTCACCCCATGTCCCATGATTGGAGTATCGCAGATATGCGCTCTTACTTTCCGGAAACTTGGATATATTCAGATTTTGAAGt CACTAGTGCAGTAACAACGATTAACTTCAAAGTACCTGACTCTATAACGACTTGGGTTGTTGATGCTTTTTCGATTAATGAGAAAACCGGTATTGGGCTTTTGGATTCCTCTGTGAAAATAACCGcttcaaaatcattttttatcaACACATATTTACCATATTCGATTAAGCGTGGAGAAATCGTTTCCATACCCATAGTTATTTTCAATTACAACCCAGAAAGTTTAAAGACCGATGTTGTAATGGAGAACTCATTGGACGAATTTAAATTTGTAGACAGCATGAGTAATCAAACCACCAACTCTTTAGTTGAACAACGAAATATAATTGTACCGGCAAATGGTGGTAAAAGTGTTAATTTCTTAATATACCCACAGAAACTTGGTAATATTGAGATACGTGttaaagctaaaaataaattagcaaCTGATGGAGTTTTGCAAAAACTAACAGTTGAGCCGGATGGTTTGGCCATAGCACATAATCACGAACTGTACGTTTCACTGAAACCGGAAGAAACCTTCACCAACTACTATAAGACCAATATACCGGCCGATGTTGAACCCGATTCGGAATTTCTTCAATTGTCAATAAGTGGCGATGTTCTATTGCCATCCTTGGACAACTTAGACGATTTAGTTAATAAACCCACTGGTTGTGGTGAACAGAATATGATACGTTTTGCTCCCAATATTCTTGTGCTGGAATATCTAAGTGCAACGCGACAAACTTCAAAGTACACAAAGCTAGTCGCGAAAGCTAAGAAATTTACTGAAATCGGTTATCAGCAACAGTTGAAGTTTCGTCATAAGAATGGTGGTTATAGTGTTTTTGGTCCAGGGCGGAGTCGTAAACCAAGTAACTGGTTAACAGCCTATGTTGTACGTTTCTTTATTAAGGCTCTTAAATATCAGCCCATCGAGCCGCAAATTATTGAGAGTAGTTTAAGTTTTTTGGCTAATCAACAATTGAGCCACGGCGAGTTTGCAAATGCTGGTTATGTCTTTCATCCGGCCTATCAAAGTAGTTATGGTTTTACGGCATTTGTGTTGTTgtcgtttttggaaaataag aaatatgCCAATCAGTACCAAGAGATAATACAAAAAGCTCTTGCTTTCCTATCCAACAATATGGATGAAATCAATGACATCTACTCCTTGGCCATTATGGCAACAACATTTCAAATGGCCAAACACGAACATGCTTCTGTTGTGCTAGACAAGCTTAAGCCATTGGCCAAAACAGAAAATGATTTACAATGGTGGGAGGCCAGTACAGGTGATCGTGTAACTAATATAGAAATCACATCTTATATTTTATTGGCTTTATTACATACACCCGGTCAATATTTGCCCATAGCAAAATGGCTGCTGGAACAGCGTAACAGTCATGGTGGTTTCAAGTCAACACAAGATACTGTTGTTGGTTTACAGGCTCTGATTAAATTCTTCCAGTTCACTGCGCCACAAAATGACACTCTGATAAAGGTGTCGTATAGAGCTTTAGGTGTACAAAACGAAGaattagaaaataatgttttgggTCTAGAACCCGACAATGCGAAGATTATGCAACATCAGCAG CTGCCACCTGCCACACGCTCCATAGACATTGAAATTTCTGGTACTGGCAGTATTTTCCTACAGTTCTCCTATAATTATCGATTATCATTGATAAAGAGACGGATATTCAACGAAGCTACCAAAGAGTTACCAAAAAGTTTTATTGTTAAAACTCAAGCCGAATTAGCTGCCAATAGTTTAACAATGAATGTGACACTAAGCATTGTCTATACGCCACTAGACGATGTCAAACATTTAAAGACAAACATGATTGTTGCAGAAGTCAATTTTCCCTCCGGTTACATTGCCAACGAGGAAAATGTCGAAGAATTCAGAAATAGTGATTATGTCGATCGAGTTGGAGATAGTCAACCAGATAAAGTAGTTTTATATTTCGCATATATCGAGCCGAATAAAGAGAAGACAATCAGTCTGTTGGCCGACAAAAAGGATGATGTGAGAAACCTGAAACCATCCACGATTTTAGTTTATGAATACTATCATTCGGATCGACAGGTTGCGGTATCGTAtgaaattcaacataattaa